The DNA sequence GCCGAGCCACTCGGTTCTTTGCCAGCTGGCGCGTCAGCCCCCGACTCTGAGCGGTGCTCACTGAGCCAGACGCCCTCTGCTGCGAAACCCCAGGGCACCGGGCCCGTCGGCCACTGCCACGGCTTCAGCTGCTGCCTGACCCCTCCCTGCACagcgtcccctcccccgcctcgtgccccctggtcccttccccacctccctaggcacctctctcccttccctcctccagccctgggcccctctgctcGACCCCatggcccccccagctctgccctttcccctccccccagcatgtcTGCTCCCACAGTCCTGCCTGGCCCCGGGGATGGGCGGAGAAactcaggctggcagctcccaggagccagcgctGCTGCATTTCCCCCTTCctggcactgggagccctggtgctcctggggcagagctaCCAGCCCGACGATACTCGAGCACCGGGAAAGCGAAGGTTGGTCTCAGAACCAGCCTCTGACCAgctgcacccagcagccccaccccccctacagccccgccccccctgcagcctcagaccccccctgcagccccgtcccccccgcagccccgccccccggcagcctcagaccccccctgcagccccatcccccccgcagctccgcccccccagcagccatgccccccagcagccccgccacccctgcagccctggccccccccTACAGCCTcggccccccctgcagccccgccccccctgcaGCCTCAgaaccccccctgcagccccgccacccctgcagccctggccccccctGCAGCCTCAgaaccccccctgcagccccgccccccctgcagccctggccccccctGCAGCCTCAGACCCCCCCTGCAGTCCcggccccccctgcagccccagcccgcccccctgcagccctggccccccctgcagcctcagaccccccctgcagccccggaccccccctgcagccccggaccccccctgcagccccggaCCCCCTgcagcctcagaccccccccgcagccccagacccacctgcagccccggcccccccctgcagccccggccccccctgcagccccagacccacctgcagccccggcccccccctgcagccccggccccccctgcagccccagacccacctgcagccccggaccccccctgcagccccggccccccctgcagccccagacccacctgcagccccggaccccccctgcagccccggacccccctgcagccccggaccccccctgcagccccggacccccctgcagccccagacccccctgcAACCCCagacccacctgcagccccggaccccccctgcagccccggacccccctgcagccccagaccccccctgCAGCCTCagacctctcctgcagccccggccccccctgcaaccctgttccttccccctgcagccccagcctcccccacgtTACCTGAACTCTAGGAAAGAACAGGTGTGGTGTGAAACAGCCTCTAACTGGCCCCCGGCATCCTCTCCACAGGGACACAGGCCGGGTTCTGTCCCAAAGGCTGGAAATCCCACCAAGGCGACTGCTACAAATACTTCCCCCAACGGAGAACCTGGCAGGAGGCCCAGGTGAGAggctggaggcagcggggctcAGAGCACTGGGTGTAGGGGTTGAGTatcgggggaagggtgctgggcgggggaggggtgggttgagtatcgggggaagggcgctgggcgggggaggggtgggctgagtatcgggggaagggtgctgggcgggggaggggtgggctgagtatcgggggaagggcgctgggcgggggaggggtgggctgagtatcgggggaagggtgctgggcgggggaggggtgggctgagtatcgggggaagggtgctgggcgggggaggggtgggttgagtatcgggggaagggtgctgggcgggggaggggtgggctgagtatcgggggaagggtgctgggcgggggaggggtgggctgagtatcgggggaagggtgctgggcgggggaggggtgggctgagtatcgggggaagggtgctgggcgggggaggggtgggctgagtatcgggggaagggtgctgggcgggggaggggtgggctgagtatcgggggaagggtgctgggcgggggaggggtgggctgagtatcgggggaagggcgctgggcgggggaggggtgggctgagtatcgggggaagggtgctgggcgggggaggggtgggctgagtatcgggggaagggcgctgggtgggggaggggtgggctgagTATCAGAGCACTCTAGTGAGGCAGGATTTCCTGTTACACAAGCCATATTGTCTCTGTGCTGCTCTCACCAGCCCCGTGCACGTGTAACACCCCTCGTGCCCCCCAGTCCTGTGCTTGCACGCTCCAGGCTCACACTCGCCCTGGTGTATCACGGCACCGAGCGCTCCCAGGCACTGGCTGGTGCCTGCCCCCTCCGAGCTGCTCAGCCCGGCTCCCAGGCTCTGtgcccagggtgggtggggccgGCTCGCTGGGCCCTGGACGGGCGCCCTGGCACTGGGCTGTGTCAGTCACACGGGGCTCacggcagcccagccccccagcctcccagtcCTGCCGCCTGCATCACtattcactgcccagccccccccccaggctgcacccgcagcgatccccccccccccgagaacgtGGCTCAATCGCCCGGGCGGGAACAGGCCCTGGGGGCGGCTACGCAGCAGCAGACCCGGGGCTGCCCCGTCCAGACGACTCGGGCGCCCGGGGCTGGGGACTCgtccgggcggggccggggagcggcTCAGGGCCGGGTGGGATCTCCAGGAAAGCCCTTCCCGCGGCGCTGCCCCGTGGCCTGTGGGGCCAGCGCGGGGTCAGGACGTCCTGGGACCAGCCAGCGCCCGGCAGAGCCCGGAGCCAGggccggcccagagccaggggaGCTGTGTCTGTGCCCAGAGCGCAgggggccaggcgggggtgggggcaggctgctctgcctgctcctgccattggcgctgggagggaggggcgctaccccgggggggccaggccccaggcCTGTGCTGGACttgcccctgctgctccctggggggcAGAAATGGGGTAACCGGCTTTGTCCCTTCTTGGCCCAGGCCGAGTGCCAGGAGCAGGGCGCGGGAACCCATCTCGCCTCCATTCTCAGCGCCGGAGAAAATAACATGGTGGCCGAATACGTCAGGCAGAACCCGGGGTCGGGTTCCGTCTGGATCGGACTCTCGGACCCTTCGGAGGTGAGTGCCCGGCGCCCGCTCCGCCtgcggcccctccctcccctggctctgttccctgctcagtggggggctgttgtggggtgggggggtcccacGAGAGCAGGATCTCAGGTGGGACGGGTGAAAACCGGCTACAGCCGCCTGCGATGTCAGTCCCAGGGTCAGTGCCCAACACCCGGCACAGAGCCCAGCCCGCTGTGACTGACATCCATGGTGACACTCGGCCCAGGCCTGTTGGGCTCCGACTGTTCAGCCCAGGCCTTGAGTCAGTCCCTGCCCCCGACCCGAGACGAGACGTCTAGACGAGGGCTACAGCCTCCAGGGATTTAAGTCTCAGGATCAGAGCCCAACACCCACCGCCGAGCGCAGCCCAGGGCCGGTCTGTGGGTTCtctgctgggcctggccgggggggTCCCTGGCCAGAGGCTCCTCAGCCCCCAGCCTTGTAGGGGACACTCGGGGTCCCAGGAACCACCAGGCACCGGCTCAGAAACGTGTGCGGGCGGAGGCGGATGGTTCTGGAAGCCTTTGGGCTGGCGGGTGCTGGAAGAGAGTCGTGGGGCCGCGCCCGTCGGGGCGGCGCTCGCTGGAGGGTTCTCGGCCGCGCTCTGCATCGGCTCCTGTGCGTCCGGGACCCGGCTCGCGCTCGGGGCCAGCGGGGCGGCTCATCAACACGAGGGGCGACGCTCTAGCTGGTGACCTTGGGAGTCACGGGGTCTCCTCTCCTTTGCCTCTGCAgaaccagtgctggggctgggccgATCGCTCCCCGGCCAAGTTCATCGCGTGGGATAATGGACAGCCTGGCGGCCAAACACAAAACGAGCGATGTGCGGTGTTAGAAGGGCCAGGTGAGCCAGCagctcagcccctctcccccccactccctgccccgccAGGGCCCTGCCTCGCTCTGCCCAAAGCCCTGAGACTCggatccggctgccccagcagctgcagggccaaccccagctcctctgtcgcccctgccccagccggggagaGCAGTCAGGGGGGTCCTGGTCTGacccgctgcccccagcgccccagGCCTGTTCACGTCTGCTCCCGTGACAGATGGGAGAgatgcacacatgcatgcacacgcaCAGACAAGGTGGGCCCAGTCGGGCTGCTGTGACTGGACGGGGACAGAGTCAAACAGCAGGAGAACCcgccccccgggagcagggcgcTGAGAACGGCCCATGTGCCCCACGGAGCTTCCTGcggccagccccagagcagggggagcGGTGCCCGAGGGAGGACCGTGCTCTGCGCACGGCAGGCCGGGAACCCGGGCTCCGGGCAGGGACCGcacggggctggggaggggttgCTGTCCGGCGGGAACGGCCCAGCCGTCTGCACTCAGGCCcggtctctcttctccccctagaTTTTCAGAAGTGGCACGATTATCCCTGTGACCAGAGGTTCCGCTTCGTGTGCAAGCGGGGATCCTGCGGGAGGCAGCTCCTCCCCGCACCCGGGCAGTGAATCGGGTCCCTCCGGCGCCCCTGGTGCAAGGTCCCTGCTGCGGAGCATCTCTGTGTGacgctgcctccccccgccccctgctccccccgtgGCCCCCACACTCGGCTCCGCAACCCCCGCGCCGTGAAATAAACGTCCCCTGAGCATCCAGTTCTGAGCGTGTCCCTCTCTCTCGGGCCTCCCTCTGCCACGGGCAGCCCCGCGTGGGgccgggcagcaccccgggaccCGCCCTGCGGGGGGGACGGGAATGAACCAGGAGCAAGTCCAGGCCCTCTGGTAACAACCTGGGccttgcccccctgccctcagtacTGCCCCAGAGgggccctgcagcctgccccgcgTGCACACGCTCCCCTGCCGGGCAGGGACATGTGCCAGAACCCGCtgagcacagctcctgcctccttgcCCGGCCCAGCCTCCGAGAAGGGGGGTCTCCTCGCGCTCGCCCGGCCCAGCCgcagccccagggtcccaggccgGCGGCCCGAGGCCCTTCGAGTTCGGCTGCAGCTCGGACCGGCCCCAGCGAGGTCCCACgcgggagccccaggcagggcccAGAGCAGGGTGCTTGCACGGGTCCCCTGGTGCCACAGGGGCTGGACTGACTCAACCCTGGGGGCGCGAGGGGTCCGAacgggccctgccctgggggggcgCTGACCcccaggcgggggcggggagagtggagggaggggcacattAGGGGCGTTGCCTGCCTGGCATCGGcagtgccaggggcaggggggtgcaggcgTGAGCAGGGGATGGGGCGGCTGCTGCGGGGAGCGTTCCTGTCGCCTGCGCTGCCCGGCGACCGCGAGGTGTTTGGGGGCCCCCCTCCGATTTCCCCCCagccccaagaagccccactccctacctccagggacaatggaggtggaaccatagagctggaagagacctcaggggtcatcaagtccagccccctgctctaggcaggaccagtcccaactaactcaacccagccagggctttgtcaagccgagactcaaacacctctagggatggagactccacctccctagggaacccagcccagcgcttcaccaccctcctagggaaatagtttttcctaagatccaacctggacctctcccaccacaacttgagcccattgctccttgttctaccatccctcactactgagaacagcctctcgccagcctctttggaacctcccttctggaagttgaaggctgctctcaaatcccccctcactcttctcttctgcagactaaacagacccaagtccctcagcctctcctcgtaaaaggggaaaggggatttgtgtgcagccatcttaggtttgtcagtagcagagcaagagtcaggctaagtctgtggcctagCAGCGCGAGAACTGTAAGaagctgcctttgcctctcgcctcctgtgacggcgtgttggggtcccccatctcctgcacccccaaatggcatgaacagactcccccagccagtagaacagaggtagtttattgcttctccagggtatagcacagcacagatgtcatctgatTACAGGAattggggctaagaggcctcagtgccccccttgagataggggagtcccagtcCCCTCCGCCACTCCTTCTCcccagacaggaactaaccacctctcct is a window from the Pelodiscus sinensis isolate JC-2024 unplaced genomic scaffold, ASM4963464v1 ctg58, whole genome shotgun sequence genome containing:
- the LOC112547409 gene encoding C-type lectin-like isoform X3, whose translation is MGPVAFITLCLLGCLVCSPALAGTQAGFCPKGWKSHQGDCYKYFPQRRTWQEAQAECQEQGAGTHLASILSAGENNMVAEYVRQNPGSGSVWIGLSDPSENQCWGWADRSPAKFIAWDNGQPGGQTQNERCAVLEGPDFQKWHDYPCDQRFRFVCKRGSCGRQLLPAPGQ